DNA from Algisphaera agarilytica:
ACCAGGGCATCCACGACCGCAGACGCTTCACCATCGTGAGCCGCTGCGTGATCCGACTCAAACGAGACGGCAACCCCGCCTCGATCTTGCAGGTGCGTACCCGCAACCTCTCGCAAGGCGGGTTGGCCTTCTTCGGCGGCAACTACGTCTTCCCCGAAACGCCCTGCCACCTAGCGCTCATGGACCGCGAAGGCAACGGCCAACTGATCTCCGGCAGGGTGCGTTGGTGCCGACACATCGACGGCAACCTCCACGAGTGCGGCGTGGAGTTCGATGAACGGATCGACGTCGAGCAGTTCCTCGATCCCGAAGTTACACCCTGCGATTAATCTTGATACAGCCCGTGTTCCTGGATGTAGTCGGCAACGCCGGGATGCACCCAGCCGTCTAAAGACTGTCCCGCCGCGACGCGTTCGCGCACCGCAGTCGAGCTGACGTCGGTGATGGGCACCTCGACGACACGCTGCCGCCAATCCTCGGGCAGGTCGCGCGGCGTCTCGGGCGGCCGCATCATCACCACGGGCTCGGCCAACTCGATCACCCGCTCCCACTGGTACCACTTCTCGAAGATCGCCACCTGGTCCGTCCCGATGAGCAGCCGCATCTCGGCGTCGGGGTGGAGGCGTTGCTTGAGCGCTTCGAGGGTGTCCACGGTGTAGCTCGGCCGACCGTCCGCGACACGGTCCAGCTCGTCGGTCAGCACTAAGATATGGGGTTCTTCCGCCAACGCTAGCCGCAGCATCGCCAAGCGGTGGGCGGGGTCGGTCTGTTGCTTGTCGAGCTTGTGCGGGGCTTTGCCCGCGGGGATGTAGGCCACCACGTCCGCACCGATCGCTGAGGCCACCCGTCGCGGCAGGTCCACGTGGGCCACGTGCGGCGGGTCGAAGCTGCCACCGAAGATCAGCAGGCGGCGATAGGGCGTGAGATCGGGAGACGCGGATTCGGGCATCACGAAATGGTAACGGCTGCGAGCCCACCGTATCATGCACCGATGCAAGTCATCCTCGATGAACAGACGGTCGAACTCGACGGGCCCAGCCTGGGCGAGCTGCTGCACGCGGCCCGCAAGCGGCTGGCTGACGGCGGCCGGGTCGTGGTCGAGATCGCGGTGGACGGCCACAAACTCGACGACAAGCAGATCACTGATCGCCAGGGCGAAGACGTGAGTGCGATGTCGGTCGCCTTCACCTCGGCCGACCCCAAGGCTCTGGCGGTCGAAACGCTGGAACAGGTGCGCAGCCGACTCACCGACGCCGAGGAAGACCAGAAGGAAGCCGCCGACCTGCTCCAACGCGATCAGAAGCAGAACGCGTTGCAAAAAGTCGGCTCGTCGATCGAGGCCTGGCTCCAGGTCCAACAAGCCGTCCTACAGTCCACTGTGTTGCTGGGCATCAACCTGGACGACCTCTCGGTCGACGGCGAGCCCGCCCACGCCCTGACGACCCAGGCCGTCGAACGGCTCAACGACGTCAAGGAATTCATCCAGGCCGACGACACCGTCGCCCTGGCCGACTCGCTCGAATACGAGTGGCCCGAAACCACCGCCAAGTGGCACACGCTGATTGATGAACTGATCAAAGCCATCACCGCCTGAACCCGCACAACCATGCCTACCCTCGACCACCCCACCCTCGAATTCATCAAGGCCGACTTCACCCAGGACGGCAAGCGCCAACTCTTCGCCACCGAGTTCCGCGGCCTGACCACGATCGTCGTTGGCAAGGACGACCTGCACGACCTGCTGGCGTTCCTCAAGACCGACGAGCGTTGCCAGTACGACTTCCTCAGCGACATCGCGGGCATCGACTACCTCAACTACCCCCGCAACAAGGACGACCAGGCCCCCGCCGGACGTTTCGCGGTGGTGTACAACCTCGAGTCGACCACGAACAACACCCGGCTGATCATCAAGGTGTTGCTCGATCCGACGCTCGACACCAAGGGCATCGAAGACGACCCCGCGCTGCACCTGCCGACCTGCACCGACCTCTGGGCCGGGGCCGAGTGGCTTGAGCGTGAGGTGTTCGACATGCTGGGCATCCGTTTCGACGGCCACCCCGACCTCCGCCGCATCCTCACCTGGGAAAGCTACCCCGCCCACCCCCACCGCAAGGACTACCCCGTGCGTGGACGCGGCGAGCGCGAGGACTACCGCGTGGTGGAGCGCGACGACGCATGATGTTTTTATCCACAGATTTGCAGGATTAATATGATGACAAGGCAAGAAGTAGCCACTTGCTACTCTCGTCTTTATCCATCATCTTCATCGTGTAATTCTGTGGATCAACACTGCCTTGTCGGCTTCTTACTCACACAGATTCTTTCGTTAGCGCCGATGCCACCAACGACTCGAGCCGCGACAGCGTCCGATCGACCTGGGCCCGGATCAGGTTGTAAGGCAACAGCGTGATCAACGCGACCACCAACCCCGCGGCCGTTGTGATCAGCGCCTCGGCAATCCCGCGGCCCACGAGCGAAGGGTCGCGGGTGGTGGACTGTTCGCCCAGGACTTCGAAGCTGTCAATGATGCCCAGCACCGTGCCGAGGATGCCCAGCATCGGGGCGGCGGTGATGATCGTCGAAAGGATCGGCAGGAAACGTTCGAGTCGGCGGCGCTGGGCCTCGAGCGCATCGGTCGCGGCGGCCTCGGTGACTTTCTCATCGAGCAAGCGTCGCACGGTGTCGCCGTAGACGCTGGCGTCGGTGTCGGCGAGTTGCTTGGCGCCGTCTTGGTCGCCGGCCCGGAGGCGTTTGCCCATCGTCTGCACCCGGTCCAGCCGGCCCGGGGCGTTGGTCCGCAGGAAGAACGCCCCGCGTTCGAGCAGCAACGCCACCGCCAGCACGCTCAGCGCCAGGATCGGCCACATTACCACGCCGCCCCGATCGATCAGGTCGGCCGCTCCGGCCCAGATTGCGATGGTCTGCACTTCAAACATCCGCTCAGGATAACAGAGTCGGCCCGTCGATTAATCCCGCCGATCACTCGGCTTGCGTTAGAATGCAGCTATTCATGATCCGTTCTCCGTTCCGCACCGCCTGATACCCGCGAGACCCACCCATGGCCGAAGAACCCGACACCTACGAACTGGTTGACCCCGACGACGACCCGCAGCCGTCAGCCGAGGAGGCGGCCCCGGCCAAGCCGCCCAAGCCCATCACCCCCGAGCCCGAAACGTTCGACCTGGAAGAGCCGGAATTCAACGACCCGCGGGCCAAGAACACCGCGTCGCGTCCGCCCAAGCCGCCGGTGAACCCCACGCCGGACGTCGAGGACGATCAGCCCGAAGAACCGGTTGCCGTCAGCCCCGCCCGCGCCCAGGCCAACCGTGAAGAGCAGCGCATCCGCGCTGCCCAGGAGCAGGCCGAAACGGATGCCCGCAAAAAGAAAATGATCTTCCTTGTCGTCGGCTCGATCGTCGGTTTGGTGATCGCCGGATTGATCGTCATGAAGATTCTGGGCTGAGCCTGTTTCGGCTCCGACAACTCCGCAAAGTAAAAACGGCCCGACGCAAAGTCGGGCCGTTTTACATGGTGTTCAGCTCTATGCGGTCGGGACTACTCAGTCCGTCTCGAGGTCGTCGGCATTGACCACACGCACCGTGGTCATCTGGTCGCCCTTGCGGATCGCGTCGACAACGTTCTGGCCCTGAATCACCCGGCCGAACACGGCGTGTTTGCCGTTGAGGTGGGGCGTGGCGCGGTGGGTGATGAAGAACTGGCTGCCGTTGGTGTTTTTGCCGGCGTTGGCCATGCTCAGGATGCCCGGGCCGTCGTGCTTGAGGTCGAGGGCGGATTGTTCGTCGTCCCATTTGTAGCCCGGGCCGCCGCGGCCGGTGCCCGTGGGGTCGCCGCCCTGGATCATGAAGTCGGGGATGACGCGGTGGAAGGTGATGCCGTCGTAGAACTCGGCATCGGCGAGGTTCTTGAAGTTGGCGACGGTCAACGGCGCGTCGTCGGTGTAGAGCTCGAGGATGATCCGGCCCTTGGTGGTTTCGAACACGGCGTAGAGGGCCTGGCCCTTGACCGCCTCGGCGTCTTCCTGGGTGGGCGGGCCGGCCTTGAACGCCTCGGCCGAGGGCCGCTCGCGATCGGCGGCCGCTTCGCCGGCGAGGCCGGGGTGGGCGAGCGTGCTCTGCATCGAGATGAACAGCAGCAGGCTCAGGACCGCGAGGGTGAGTAACAAACGTGGCAACATCAAACAACTCCGTGTAGTGATACCGAGAAACGAATCGCGTTCACCAGAACGCTCGGGCGGCCTCCATGCCGCCCGCGATGGTTACAATCGGCCCGATGCCATCCGACTCTCCAAACTCCGCCCCCAATCCGTCCGCCGACCACGACCAGACGCTGTACCTCATCGACGGCCACGCCCAGATGTTCCGCGCCTACCACGCCATCCGCGGCGGCATGACCAGCCCTATCACCGGCGAACCCACCAACGCCACCTTCGCCTTCGCCGGGCTGCTGCTTAAATTGTTCACGCAGTACAAGCCCCGCTACGTCGCCATGGCGATCGACAGCAAGGGCGACACGT
Protein-coding regions in this window:
- a CDS encoding PilZ domain-containing protein, coding for MSDAAWNSIVEKLNEHGSRALSQVDPNQGIHDRRRFTIVSRCVIRLKRDGNPASILQVRTRNLSQGGLAFFGGNYVFPETPCHLALMDREGNGQLISGRVRWCRHIDGNLHECGVEFDERIDVEQFLDPEVTPCD
- the nadD gene encoding nicotinate (nicotinamide) nucleotide adenylyltransferase: MPESASPDLTPYRRLLIFGGSFDPPHVAHVDLPRRVASAIGADVVAYIPAGKAPHKLDKQQTDPAHRLAMLRLALAEEPHILVLTDELDRVADGRPSYTVDTLEALKQRLHPDAEMRLLIGTDQVAIFEKWYQWERVIELAEPVVMMRPPETPRDLPEDWRQRVVEVPITDVSSTAVRERVAAGQSLDGWVHPGVADYIQEHGLYQD
- a CDS encoding NADH-quinone oxidoreductase subunit C, whose translation is MPTLDHPTLEFIKADFTQDGKRQLFATEFRGLTTIVVGKDDLHDLLAFLKTDERCQYDFLSDIAGIDYLNYPRNKDDQAPAGRFAVVYNLESTTNNTRLIIKVLLDPTLDTKGIEDDPALHLPTCTDLWAGAEWLEREVFDMLGIRFDGHPDLRRILTWESYPAHPHRKDYPVRGRGEREDYRVVERDDA
- a CDS encoding MotA/TolQ/ExbB proton channel family protein; this encodes MFEVQTIAIWAGAADLIDRGGVVMWPILALSVLAVALLLERGAFFLRTNAPGRLDRVQTMGKRLRAGDQDGAKQLADTDASVYGDTVRRLLDEKVTEAAATDALEAQRRRLERFLPILSTIITAAPMLGILGTVLGIIDSFEVLGEQSTTRDPSLVGRGIAEALITTAAGLVVALITLLPYNLIRAQVDRTLSRLESLVASALTKESV
- a CDS encoding peptidylprolyl isomerase; translated protein: MLPRLLLTLAVLSLLLFISMQSTLAHPGLAGEAAADRERPSAEAFKAGPPTQEDAEAVKGQALYAVFETTKGRIILELYTDDAPLTVANFKNLADAEFYDGITFHRVIPDFMIQGGDPTGTGRGGPGYKWDDEQSALDLKHDGPGILSMANAGKNTNGSQFFITHRATPHLNGKHAVFGRVIQGQNVVDAIRKGDQMTTVRVVNADDLETD